Proteins from one Rosa chinensis cultivar Old Blush chromosome 7, RchiOBHm-V2, whole genome shotgun sequence genomic window:
- the LOC112176668 gene encoding TORTIFOLIA1-like protein 3: MPPAQNLKHQVFTCLTKLSDRDTHSLAATELVSIARTLDTTTVPTFLSCIHSTDASDKSPVRKQCVHLIAVLSETHGDALAPHLSKMLNNITKRLRDPDSAVRSACQNAVASLSCHVTKPPFSSFSKPLAEALFTEQDVHSQIGAALCLASAIDAAADPEPARLAKLLPKFERLLKSDNFKAKPALLTLIGSVIESGGASGQGALRNLVPCLVSFLSSDDWAARKAAAEGLAKLAVAERDSLSEFKAGALRTFESRKFDKVKGVREVMNQMMEAWKQIPDLSDEASPPPVDSNASSRGPENASDGRHPAGPRICGASGVESSQLKKKHISANRSTPPDSSYATTARKRSPFKSNEKKTSSMFRKPGHKKGLDMEVEIAATNAPGAFRDGYKEGDENVPERINEKSRFSNPETKRALFQKSSDNKVHKFGGSRAGSRVAPYHEESSESTVVVSSATPDIHKNHGECEDLSLIRSQLIQIEKQQSNLFDLLQKFIGSSQNGMHSLETRVHGLELALDEISYDLALSSGRMTNLESRSKTCCLLPGGDFWSSKFWKKTEGRYSISRFSNSRAASAAALRYRADKNGSAETSMLENRRFRFQDRSGFIVNPLAEIRTDSRGISEVARR, translated from the exons ATGCCTCCGGCGCAGAATCTGAAGCACCAGGTGTTCACTTGCCTGACGAAGCTCTCCGACCGTGACACGCACTCGCTGGCGGCGACGGAGCTAGTCTCCATAGCCCGGACTCTAGACACGACCACCGTGCCGACTTTCCTCTCATGCATCCACTCCACCGACGCCTCTGACAAGTCGCCGGTGAGGAAGCAATGCGTGCACCTAATCGCCGTCCTCTCCGAAACCCACGGCGACGCGCTGGCGCCGCACCTGTCCAAAATGCTTAATAACATAACCAAGCGCCTCCGCGACCCCGACTCCGCCGTCCGATCCGCCTGCCAAAACGCCGTCGCTTCGCTCTCCTGCCACGTCACCAAGCCGCCGTTCAGCTCGTTCTCGAAGCCGCTGGCCGAGGCGCTGTTCACGGAGCAGGACGTGCACTCGCAGATCGGCGCCGCGCTCTGCCTGGCCTCGGCCATCGACGCCGCCGCCGACCCCGAGCCAGCCAGGCTGGCGAAGCTGTTGCCGAAGTTCGAGAGGTTACTGAAGAGCGACAACTTTAAGGCCAAGCCGGCGCTGTTGACGCTGATCGGGAGTGTGATCGAGTCCGGCGGCGCGTCGGGTCAAGGAGCTCTGAGGAACTTGGTTCCTTGCTTGGTGAGCTTCCTCAGCTCCGATGACTGGGCGGCGAGGAAGGCCGCGGCAGAAGGCTTGGCGAAGCTGGCGGTTGCAGAGAGAGACTCCTTGTCCGAATTCAAAGCTGGCGCTTTGAGAACTTTCGAGAGTCGGAAATTTGATAAG GTGAAGGGCGTTAGGGAGGTTATGAATCAGATGATGGAAGCTTGGAAGCAGATTCCTGATCTTTCCGACGAGGCTTCTCCGCCGCCGGTGGACTCAAATGCTTCTTCCAGAG GTCCGGAGAATGCAAGTGATGGAAGGCATCCGGCTGGGCCCAGAATTTGTGGTGCTTCTGGTGTTGAATCTTCTCAGTTGAAGAAGAAACACATCTCGGCGAACAGATCGACTCCACCGGATAGTTCTTATGCTACCACTGCTAGGAAGAGAAGCCCTTTCAAAAGTAATGAGAAGAAGACTTCATCAATGTTTCGAAAGCCAGGCCATAAGAAGGGTTTAGATATGGAAGTTGAGATTGCTGCTACTAACGCTCCAGGGGCTTTCCGTGATGGTTATAAGGAGGGAGATGAAAATGTCCCAGAAAGGATCAATGAAAAGAGTAGATTTTCAAATCCAGAAACAAAACGGGCCTTATTCCAAAAGAGTTCTGATAACAAAGTGCACAAATTTGGTGGTTCGAGGGCAGGATCTCGTGTTGCTCCATATCATGAGGAGAGCTCAGAATCTACAGTTGTTGTGAGTAGTGCTACACCGGATATCCATAAGAACCACGGAGAGTGTGAGGATTTGTCCCTGATCCGCAGTCAACTTATCCAGATTGAAAAGCAGCAGTCCAATTTGTTTGATCTCCTGCAG AAATTCATTGGTAGCTCACAAAATGGAATGCATTCTTTGGAAACACGCGTACATGGGCTAGAGCTAGCTCTGGATGAGATCTCCTATGATTTGGCTTTGTCAAGTGGAAGGATGACTAATCTCGAGTCGCGCAGCAAAACCTGTTGCTTGCTACCTGGTGGTGACTTTTGGAGCTCCAAGTTCTGGAAGAAAACAGAAGGCAGGTACTCAATCTCAAGGTTTTCTAATTCCAGGGCTGCATCTGCAGCAGCCTTACGTTACAGAGCTGACAAGAATGGCAGTGCTGAAACATCTATGCTGGAGAACCGAAGGTTTCGGTTCCAGGACAGGAGTGGGTTCATTGTAAACCCTTTGGCAGAGATTCGGACCGACTCAAGAGGTATTTCAGAGGTGGCACGTCGCTAG
- the LOC121050519 gene encoding paired amphipathic helix protein Sin3-like 3: MAAAEPLDNPLQKQAASEDIKNFMEKVKRGIGEEKYRSFLDVVGEYQDKQTSIHKLLEEMSVLLSVEPDLVKELNHLLPDGISKLEIERKVPKPKSRWLSGLRYVCVGGLGLTLGIWAHLLF, from the exons ATGGCTGCCGCGGAACCCCTTGACAATCCTTTGCAGAAACAAGCTGCTAGCGAAGACATTAAGAATTTTATGGAGAAAGTCAAG AGAGGAATtggtgaggagaaataccggTCCTTCTTGGATGTTGTTGGAGAGTATCAAGATAAGCAGACCAGCATTCACAAGTTACTAGAAGAG ATGTCCGTTCTTCTAAGTGTTGAACCTGATCTAGTAAAGGAGTTGAATCACTTGCTACCAGATGGCATTTCAAAGCTCGAGATTGAGAGGAAGGTGCCCAaacccaaaagcaggtggcttTCCGGCCTTCGCTATGTGTGTGTGGGTGGATTAGGGCTTACCCTGGGCATCTGGGCTCATCTTCTGTTTTAA
- the LOC112176671 gene encoding uncharacterized protein LOC112176671 translates to MDEAEKLTALKKAYADIILNTAKEAAARVMVSEKRAVWLQRELLYTKEEALRMLLRLKHTYDSKVGEAEMKSLSQQGKIDELEAQLQEAEDIVSDLRGELSEVQDRLEKAKKRRALDRQNLEVDTTAQEKMSPNGQCFPGMITSQLNLQADVVAINGKKFETYEGSRCYIESDSLRDHNYVHTPEFASIVMTSKEPELYRNGCTQRIRAFERYMFDEKLSLSGLVDDEKHATFIRGNGEGKGMSVTPTPKFDYMHEVEKNLVELKVKHADESHRREKEQLEIEVPAILSFCKKRRRTARNRSTSPSPTDLPHLFTEMRQVSGLSYCTASPTSVNDNGFTGNSAKKSEDKVAASVSSPKSPSDAIEMSSHSAFDMVIDSEVQSTRPWTAQKETNTDKLLTEETELTRQEWLSAKNLEVLACNADIQKDESVLEASHLDDLVASQTESNKFLRYTFHRKRKRETMSMPETNSQNGTLEGKTRETKIGSLQQQKSSLMPASSG, encoded by the exons ATGGACGAGGCTGAG AAACTGACGGCGTTGAAGAAGGCCTACGCGGATATAATACTGAATACGGCGAAGGAGGCGGCGGCGCGTGTAATGGTTTCGGAGAAGAGAGCTGTTTGGCTTCAAAGAGAGCTCCTTTACACTAAAGAAGAGGCGCTTCGGATGCTTCTAAGGCTTAAACACACTTATGATTCTAAG GTTGGTGAAGCAGAGATGAAGTCCTTGAGTCAACAGGGAAAGATTGATGAGCTTGAAGCACAGCTCCAGGAAGCCGAGGATATAGTGAGTGACCTTAGGGGAGAGTTGAGTGAAGTACAGGATCGACTGGAGAAGGCAAAAAAGAGACGAGCACTGGATAGGCAAAATTTAGAGGTTGATACTACTGCTCAAGAAAAGATGTCACCGAATGGACAGTGTTTTCCAGGGATGATAACATCTCAACTTAATCTTCAGGCAGATGTGGTGGCAATTAATGGCAAAAAGTTTGAGACATATGAGGGCAGCAGGTGTTACATTGAATCTGATTCTCTTAGGGATCATAACTATGTTCATACTCCTGAATTTGCCTCGATAGTAATGACAAGTAAAGAGCCTGAGTTATACAGAAATGGATGCACTCAGAGAATCCGTGCTTTTGAAAGATATATGTTTGATGAAAAGTTGTCTCTTTCTGGACTAGTTGATGATGAAAAGCATGCAACATTCATCAGAGGAAATGGTGAAGGCAAAGGGATGTCTGTAACACCTACACCAAAGTTTGACTATATGCATGAGGTAGAGAAGAACCTAGTAGAATTGAAAGTGAAGCATGCAGATGAGAGCCATAGGAGAGAAAAAGAACAGCTAGAAATAGAAGTACCTGCAATTTTGTCCTTCtgcaaaaagagaagaagaacggCCAGAAATAGAAGTACATCTCCTTCACCCACAGATCTTCCTCATCTGTTCACGGAAATGCGTCAAGTTTCTGGTTTATCCTACTGCACTGCTTCTCCTACTTCGGTCAATGACAATGGTTTTACAGGTAATTCTGCCAAGAAATCTGAAGATAAAGTTGCAGCATCTGTTTCAAGCCCAAAGTCACCTTCAGATGCAATTGAAATGAGCTCACATTCAGCATTTGATATGGTTATTGATAGTGAAGTACAGTCGACTAGACCCTGGACTGCTCAGAAGGAGACCAACACTGATAAGTTGTTAACTGAAGAAACTGAATTGACCAGACAAGAATGGTTATCTGCAAAAAATTTGGAGGTTCTGGCTTGCAATGCAGATATTCAGAAAGATGAATCAGTTTTGGAAGCATCTCATTTAGATGACCTGGTCGCTAGTCAAACTGAAAGCAATAAGTTTCTCAGATATACATTCCACAGAAAGCGCAAAAGGGAGACTATGAGCATGCCTGAAACGAATTCCCAGAATGGCACTTTGGAGGGAAAGACAAGGGAGACAAAAATTGGTTCTCTACAGCAACAGAAGTCGAGCTTGATGCCTGCATCGTCGGGATAG
- the LOC112176667 gene encoding pentatricopeptide repeat-containing protein At1g74850, chloroplastic yields the protein MTLSISIPSPLSAPILKLNPKPHHLSSFRFLSGHRKFLHGQRLSVSVRAKPKDLILGNPSVTVEKGKYSYDVETLINKLSSLPPRGSIARCLDIFKNKLSLNDFALVFKEFAARGDWQRSLRLFKYMQRQIWCKPSEHIYTIMISLLGREGLLDKCAEIFDEMPSQGVIRTVFSYTALINAYGRNGQYEMSLQLLDRMKKDRVSPNILTYNTVLNACARGGLDWEGLLGLFAEMRHEGVQPDLVTYNTLLSACAGRGLGDEAEMVFRTMNEGGIVPDITTYSYLVETFGKLDKLEKVSELLKGMESGGNLPDITSYNVLLEAYAQLGSIKEAMGVFRQMQAAGCMPNAATYSILLNLYGRHGRYDDVRELFLEMKVSNTEPDAATYNILIQVFGEGGYFREVVTLFHDMVEENIEPNMETYEGLIYACGKGGLHEDAKNILLHMNEKGIVPSSKAYTGVIEAYGQAALYDEALVAFNTMHEVGSRPSVESYNSLIHAYARGGLYKETEQILSIMGEVGIARNASSFNGMIEAFRQGGQFEEAIKTYVEMEKRRCDPDECTLEAVLSVYSVAGLVNECEEHFEEIKASGILPSVMCYCMMLAVYAKTDRWDDANKLLNEMLTNRVSNIHQVMGQMIKGDYDDESNWQMVEYVFDKLKSEGCGLGMRFYNTLIEALWWLGQKQRAVRVLSEATQRGLFPELLRKNKLVWSIDVHRMWEGGAYAAMSLWLNNMYEIFLNGEDLPYVATVVVVRGKMEKNSATQDLPVAKAAYSFLQDNMSGAFSFPKWNNGRILCQRSQLKKILSSIEPSTDGSSSKSICTLSNSPFPPPGTKTSPTDVDSVLYNGTTSDATIRTRTELLTSTV from the exons ATGACCCTCTCCATTTCCATCCCCTCCCCTCTCTCCGCCCCAATCCTCaagctaaaccctaaaccccaccACCTCTCCTCCTTCCGATTCCTCTCCGGCCACCGCAAGTTCCTCCACGGCCAGCGGTTATCGGTCTCCGTCAGGGCGAAGCCGAAGGACCTCATCCTCGGGAACCCCTCCGTCACCGTCGAGAAGGGCAAGTACAGCTACGACGTCGAAACCCTAATCAACAAGCTCAGCAGCCTCCCGCCACGTGGCAGCATCGCGCGGTGCCTGGACATCTTCAAGAACAAGCTCTCCCTGAACGACTTCGCCCTGGTGTTCAAGGAGTTCGCGGCGCGTGGCGATTGGCAGAGGTCGCTGCGGCTGTTCAAGTATATGCAGCGGCAGATATGGTGCAAGCCGAGCGAGCACATCTACACCATCATGATCAGCCTGCTCGGCCGCGAAGGTTTACTTGACAAATGCGCTGAGATTTTCGACGAAATGCCTAGCCAAGGTGTGATTAGGACTGTGTTTAGCTACACTGCTTTGATTAATGCCTATGGCCGGAATGGTCAGTATGAAATGTCTCTTCAATTACTTGATAGAATGAAGAAAGATAGGGTTTCGCCGAATATATTGACTTATAATACTGTGCTTAATGCTTGTGCTAGAGGGGGGTTGGATTGGGAGGGGTTGTTAGGATTGTTTGCGGAAATGAGGCACGAGGGGGTTCAGCCGGACCTTGTTACTTATAATACATTGCTTAGTGCTTGCGCCGGGAGAGGTTTAGGTGATGAGGCGGAGATGGTGTTTAGGACTATGAATGAGGGTGGGATAGTTCCGGATATAACCACGTATAGTTATCTTGTTGAGACTTTTGGTAAATTGGATAAGCTTGAGAAGGTTTCCGAGTTGCTTAAAGGGATGGAGTCTGGGGGGAATTTGCCTGATATTACGTCGTATAATGTGTTGTTGGAGGCGTATGCGCAGTTGGGGTCGATTAAGGAGGCTATGGGTGTGTTCAGGCAGATGCAAGCGGCGGGGTGTATGCCGAATGCAGCTACTTATAGTATTTTGTTGAATTTGTATGGGAGGCATGGGAGGTATGATGATGTTCGGGAGCTTTTTCTTGAGATGAAAGTGAGCAATACGGAGCCAGATGCTGCTACGTATAATATTCTCATACAGGTGTTTGGTGAGGGTGGGTATTTTAGGGAGGTGGTGACTTTGTTTCATGATATGGTAGAGGAGAATATTGAGCCGAATATGGAGACGTATGAAGGATTGATATATGCTTGTGGAAAAGGAGGGCTCCATGAGGATGCCAAGAACATATTGCTTCACATGAATGAGAAGGGAATAGTGCCTAGTTCCAAGGCTTATACAGGAGTTATTGAAGCATATGGGCAAGCAGCACTGTATGATGAAGCTCTTGTTGCCTTCAACACAATGCATGAAGTGGGCAGCAGACCGTCAGTTGAAAGCTACAACTCGCTTATTCATGCATACGCAAGAGGCGGACTATACAAGGAGACTGAACAAATCTTGTCGATAATGGGTGAGGTTGGCATTGCAAGGAATGCCAGTTCATTCAATGGAATGATTGAAGCTTTTAGGCAGGGGGGTCAGTTTGAAGAAGCTATAAAGACGTACGTTGAGATGGAAAAGAGAAGATGTGATCCCGATGAGTGCACTCTTGAAGCAGTCTTAAGCGTTTACAGTGTTGCAGGTCTTGTTAATGAGTGTGAGGAGCACTTTGAAGAGATTAAAGCTTCAGGGATATTGCCCAGCGTCATGTGCTACTGCATGATGCTTGCTGTTTATGCAAAGACTGACAG GTGGGATGATGCCAATAAGTTGCTGAATGAGATGCTCACAAATAGGGTATCAAATATTCATCAAGTGATGGGACAGATGATAAAGGGAGATTATGATGACGAATCTAACTGGCAGATGGTAGAGTATGTTTTTGACAAACTAAAATCTGAAGGATGTGGGCTCGGAATGAGGTTCTACAACACTTTGATAGAAGCACTTTGGTGGCTGGGTCAGAAACAAAGAGCTGTGCGCGTTCTTAGTGAAGCAACTCAACGGGGGTTATTTCCTGAACTTCTCCGTAAAAATAAACTTGTTTGGTCTATAGATGTGCACAG GATGTGGGAAGGTGGTGCGTATGCAGCAATGTCACTTTGGCTAAACAATATGTATGAGATATTCCTGAATGGCGAGGATCTTCCCTATGTTGCAACTGTTGTTGTAGT ACGGGGGAAGATGGAAAAAAATTCAGCAACACAAGATCTGCCGGTTGCAAAGGCCGCCTATTCATTCCTGCAGGATAACATGTCAGGAGCATTcagtttcccaaaatggaacaATGGTCGGATTCTCTGCCAAAGGTCTCAGCTTAAGAAGATTCTGTCGAGCATTGAACCATCGACAGATGGCTCCAGCAGTAAAAGTATATGTACTTTAAGTAACTCCCCTTTTCCTCCTCCAGGCACAAAAACATCACCCACCGATGTTGATAGTGTTCTGTATAATGGTACCACTTCTGATGCAACAATTAGGACAAGAACAGAGCTTTTGACAAGCACAGTTTAA
- the LOC112176673 gene encoding 40S ribosomal protein S12-A produces MRFTIEHCFIRTFKRMELEEITSRIDLLYQEDRFGIDTDFIIKPEYDYLEIDQPNYANIEEENMSLQGGPHFKNFVDLLRDLLAMALANGLLRRGLPTASNLIPDQKVWLCVFAEDSNQDDFVKAVKSLCEGYHVEYLTIASAKTLGQWSVEGIYETELHKAVLEVWKSLPSKLEVLEESGLCRPFV; encoded by the exons ATGAGATTCACTATTGAACATTGCTTTATCCG TACTTTTAAACGCATGGAACTCGAAGAGATAACTAGTCGCATCGACTTGTTATACCAAGAAGACAGATTCGGCATTGATACTGACTTCATCATCAAGCC AGAATATGATTATCTCGAGATCGACCAGCCAAATTATGCAAAtattgaagaagaaaatatGTCCTTACA AGGTGGACCTCATTTCAAAAACTTCGTGGACTTATTGAGAGATTTGTTGGCAATGGCATTGGCCAATGGTTTGCTCAGAAGAGGATTGCCCACAGCTTCCAATCTCATTCCGGACCAGAAGGTATGGCTGTGTGTTTTTGCTGAGGACAGCAACCAGGATGATTTTGTCAAGGCGGTAAAGTCATTGTGTGAGGGGTATCATGTTGAGTATCTGACAATTGCCAGTGCTAAAACTCTTGGACAGTGGTCTGTG GAAGGCATATATGAGACGGAACTTCATAAAGCGGTTTTGGAGGTCTGGAAGTCTCTCCCATCAAAGTTGGAAGTGCTGGAAGAGTCTGGATTGTGTCGCCCTTTTGTCTAG